A single Paenibacillus sp. FSL R5-0517 DNA region contains:
- the hcp gene encoding hydroxylamine reductase, whose translation MFCYQCEQTPSGGCTVVGVCGKNETIASLQDTMIFALKGIAAYATHARQLGYSDPEVDRITHEALYMTLTNSNFNVQEHLDMAMKVGNAAIRIMDVLDRAHTDRFGVPQPITVSQNQIEGQCIVVTGHNLYALEELLRQTEGKGINIYTHSEMLPAHGYPALKKYAHLKGNIGKAWYDQRRLFEQFPGAILATTNCVMPIKGTYADRFFSYEVAGLEGVAKIMDDDFSPLIERALSLPAADVQSEQVLTTGYHHETVIGLAPEIIQAVKDGHIRRFFVIAGCDAPGKGGNYYRELATSLPNDTVILTTSCGKFRFNDVDYGTVGDTGIPRYIDLGQCNNSGSTVKIALALADAFGCTVNELPVSIVLSWFEQKAVAILLGLFSLGIQDIRIGPKPPEFISEGVLDVLVDMFGLKLITTAEEDMNAMLALS comes from the coding sequence ATGTTTTGTTATCAATGCGAACAGACGCCGAGTGGCGGGTGTACCGTGGTAGGGGTTTGCGGCAAAAACGAAACAATCGCAAGTTTGCAGGATACGATGATCTTTGCGTTAAAAGGAATCGCTGCTTATGCGACACACGCACGCCAGTTGGGATATTCTGATCCTGAGGTGGATCGAATTACACATGAGGCATTATATATGACATTAACGAACTCGAATTTTAATGTGCAGGAACATCTGGATATGGCGATGAAGGTAGGTAATGCAGCCATCCGCATTATGGACGTGCTGGATCGTGCGCATACGGACCGCTTTGGTGTACCGCAACCGATTACGGTTAGCCAGAATCAGATCGAAGGACAGTGTATCGTGGTGACGGGACATAATCTGTATGCATTGGAGGAGCTGCTTCGTCAAACCGAAGGGAAAGGAATCAACATCTATACCCACTCGGAAATGTTACCTGCCCACGGTTATCCGGCACTGAAGAAGTATGCACATCTGAAGGGCAATATCGGTAAAGCCTGGTACGATCAAAGAAGACTCTTTGAACAATTTCCGGGTGCTATTCTCGCAACGACCAACTGTGTCATGCCGATCAAAGGAACATATGCAGACCGCTTTTTCTCGTATGAAGTGGCGGGTCTGGAGGGTGTGGCCAAGATTATGGATGATGACTTCTCACCTCTGATTGAGCGTGCATTGTCACTGCCTGCGGCTGATGTACAGTCGGAGCAAGTCTTAACGACAGGATACCACCATGAAACCGTGATCGGGCTTGCGCCTGAGATCATTCAAGCGGTGAAAGACGGCCATATCCGTCGATTCTTTGTCATTGCAGGCTGTGATGCACCCGGTAAAGGCGGCAACTACTATCGTGAACTCGCGACATCATTACCGAATGATACTGTGATTCTGACCACGTCTTGTGGCAAGTTCCGCTTCAACGATGTGGATTACGGTACGGTCGGAGACACGGGTATCCCGCGTTATATCGATCTGGGTCAATGCAATAATTCCGGTTCTACGGTGAAAATTGCATTGGCTTTGGCGGATGCTTTTGGCTGTACCGTCAACGAATTACCGGTCAGCATCGTGCTGTCCTGGTTTGAGCAAAAAGCAGTTGCGATCCTGCTCGGCCTGTTCAGCCTCGGCATTCAGGATATTCGGATTGGACCGAAACCGCCTGAATTCATATCCGAAGGGGTCTTGGATGTACTCGTGGATATGTTTGGTCTGAAGT
- a CDS encoding Hsp20/alpha crystallin family protein — MFDLIPFRKRNEDPFGHMLKSFNDMVENSFLSPFGTGSQPFRTDIREDEDKYWVEAELPGIAKENIDIQVEGKELIIRAKRNELVEQKDDSNRIIRQERRSGEFIRRFYVDHIDEEHIKARLEDGVLKLEIPKRPGDDPSRRRIQID, encoded by the coding sequence ATGTTTGATCTGATTCCGTTTCGTAAACGAAATGAAGACCCGTTCGGACACATGTTGAAATCCTTCAATGACATGGTTGAGAACTCATTTCTCTCGCCTTTTGGGACTGGCTCGCAGCCATTTCGCACCGACATTCGTGAGGATGAAGACAAATATTGGGTAGAAGCCGAGCTTCCGGGCATTGCCAAAGAGAATATAGACATTCAAGTTGAAGGTAAAGAATTGATTATTCGTGCCAAACGTAATGAGCTGGTGGAACAGAAGGATGACTCCAATCGGATCATTCGGCAGGAGCGTCGTTCAGGCGAATTTATCCGGCGTTTCTATGTAGATCATATTGATGAGGAGCATATCAAGGCCAGATTGGAAGATGGTGTGCTGAAGCTTGAGATTCCAAAACGCCCTGGTGATGATCCATCTCGCAGACGCATTCAAATTGACTAA
- a CDS encoding VOC family protein: MDHLLLMSHSVFPTLDMKRTAQFYEKKMGFRVVEYLNAAEPHICLYRDLTEIILTQSNGQKVIPNRELYGYGYDAYFITKNQEELQQELINADVKIVRALNHTDYNNKEFVIEDIDGRWIAFGIKQG, translated from the coding sequence ATGGATCACTTACTATTAATGTCCCACAGCGTATTTCCGACGTTGGATATGAAGCGAACAGCACAATTTTATGAAAAAAAGATGGGCTTTCGTGTGGTCGAATATCTCAATGCAGCCGAACCTCATATCTGTCTTTATCGTGATCTTACCGAGATTATTTTAACCCAAAGTAATGGACAGAAAGTCATTCCCAACAGAGAATTATATGGTTATGGATATGATGCCTATTTTATTACCAAGAACCAGGAAGAGCTTCAACAGGAATTGATCAACGCAGATGTGAAGATTGTACGTGCCCTCAATCATACAGACTATAATAACAAGGAGTTTGTGATCGAGGATATCGATGGACGATGGATCGCTTTTGGCATCAAACAGGGGTGA
- a CDS encoding MFS transporter, translating into MSTSTTSPTPQQLWGRSFIFIMLANALLFMAFEMLLPTLPLFVSSLGGEASQIGLVTGIFMFSAILIRPFTSVLATRIDKKVLLIIGITVCALMTGTYYLSSGIGMILVFRVIHGFGFGLATTYFATIATENIPSDRRGEGMGYFGVGETVAISIGPLIGTSLLFKYDYQSLFMGGMCILLLALLMAVFVSRKPKGLPNHENAELPAATVKLIEKKVLFPSLLIMLVGIAAGSIMSFVALFAAERGFNNVAWFFFIVAIASFTVRLFSGKMFDRHGPGSVLLPSAVFAIAGLLVLIIAQHDVQFLIAGALYGFGFGAIFPAIQTWCVNLVEEHEHENAMASFFNFFDLGIGGGSLILGVVASVFSYTVVYAIAIGIFVVYILLYLVYSQKQQRYTARQLEVDIE; encoded by the coding sequence ATGAGCACTTCGACTACCAGCCCTACACCTCAGCAACTCTGGGGAAGATCATTTATTTTCATCATGTTAGCCAACGCACTATTGTTTATGGCCTTTGAAATGTTACTCCCCACCTTGCCATTATTCGTTTCCAGTTTGGGTGGAGAAGCTTCACAGATCGGTCTTGTTACCGGCATATTTATGTTTTCTGCCATTTTGATTCGCCCCTTCACATCCGTCTTAGCAACCCGAATAGATAAAAAGGTTCTGTTAATTATCGGCATAACCGTCTGTGCATTAATGACAGGTACATACTACCTATCGTCAGGTATTGGGATGATCCTCGTGTTTCGAGTGATCCATGGATTCGGATTTGGTTTGGCAACGACCTATTTTGCGACGATTGCTACAGAAAACATTCCAAGCGATCGCCGGGGAGAAGGCATGGGGTATTTTGGGGTAGGCGAGACCGTCGCCATATCCATCGGTCCCTTGATTGGTACCAGTCTGTTGTTTAAGTATGACTATCAGAGCCTGTTTATGGGAGGCATGTGCATTTTGCTGCTAGCTCTCCTGATGGCCGTGTTTGTTTCCAGAAAGCCCAAGGGGTTACCTAATCACGAAAACGCCGAACTTCCAGCTGCAACCGTCAAGTTGATCGAAAAGAAAGTACTGTTCCCTTCGCTGCTGATCATGCTGGTTGGCATTGCAGCCGGCTCCATCATGTCCTTTGTGGCTTTATTTGCCGCCGAGAGAGGATTCAACAATGTCGCCTGGTTTTTCTTTATCGTTGCTATCGCCAGTTTCACTGTTCGGTTGTTCTCTGGGAAAATGTTTGATCGACACGGTCCAGGCTCCGTGTTGTTGCCTTCTGCGGTGTTTGCAATCGCAGGACTGTTGGTTCTAATTATCGCCCAACATGATGTGCAATTCCTGATCGCTGGCGCGTTATACGGCTTTGGCTTCGGTGCCATATTCCCGGCGATTCAGACCTGGTGTGTGAACCTTGTGGAGGAACATGAGCATGAAAATGCGATGGCTTCCTTCTTTAATTTTTTTGACCTCGGGATTGGCGGTGGTTCGTTGATCCTTGGCGTGGTGGCTTCTGTATTTTCCTATACAGTGGTGTACGCTATCGCTATAGGCATTTTTGTGGTATATATCTTGTTATATTTGGTATACTCCCAAAAACAGCAGAGGTATACCGCTCGCCAACTGGAGGTAGACATTGAGTAA
- a CDS encoding DUF5123 domain-containing protein — MIRTVLLIIPILLLFASGCQNRTQSMKTPVSVQKLDPQVIHYISPHGNDANKGTLQSPWKTLQHAADHASPGSTIYLREGVYHQKVKITRSGHSSGNPTLFASYPQENVVIDGEGLAVRGIEGLIEIDNASYITIQNLEIRNFTTTLGGQVPTGIYVHGAGEHIQLLGNTIHAIASYAPPEGPNLRGRDAHGIALYGTEHPQALRDIIIKDNELYDLTLGSSESLAVNGNVDTFAIQNNIIHDSDNIGIDLIGYEGTSEDDTYDQARNGIVRGNEVYDITSNNNPSYGTDLPNDSNSAGGIYVDGGKDHIIDQNRVYRSDIGIEIASEHAGRSTSNITVRDNLIYSNRLTGIAMGGYDDERGATEDSKIMYNTLVGNDTLNAGNGQLFMQSRTKNNTFMRNILVSGSSEVLIYNEYTSNTGNIFDYNVYYSPGEQEDALWVWKNKAYSGIAAYLKGSGNDAHSIYVDPAFMNEPSEDFRLHANSPAKSYGYLAPR, encoded by the coding sequence TTGATTCGTACAGTTTTGCTGATTATTCCAATTCTATTGTTATTCGCATCTGGTTGTCAGAACCGTACCCAGTCCATGAAGACACCCGTTTCTGTTCAAAAGTTGGATCCTCAGGTCATCCATTACATATCCCCCCATGGAAACGACGCGAATAAAGGAACCCTTCAATCTCCGTGGAAAACGTTACAGCACGCAGCCGACCATGCTTCGCCAGGAAGTACGATCTATTTGCGTGAAGGTGTCTATCATCAGAAAGTCAAAATCACCCGGAGCGGCCATTCCTCCGGTAATCCGACCCTATTTGCCAGCTATCCGCAAGAGAATGTCGTCATTGATGGAGAAGGCCTCGCTGTTCGAGGCATCGAAGGACTGATTGAAATTGATAATGCCAGTTATATCACCATTCAAAACCTCGAAATTCGTAACTTCACGACCACTCTGGGGGGCCAGGTTCCAACCGGGATCTATGTCCACGGGGCAGGTGAGCATATTCAGTTGTTGGGTAACACCATACACGCGATCGCTAGTTACGCACCTCCTGAGGGTCCCAATTTGAGGGGCAGGGATGCCCACGGTATTGCCCTATATGGTACAGAGCACCCTCAAGCATTACGCGATATCATCATTAAGGATAATGAATTGTATGATCTTACCCTTGGTTCCAGTGAGTCACTTGCAGTCAACGGCAATGTCGATACCTTTGCCATACAGAACAATATCATCCATGATTCCGACAACATTGGTATTGATCTGATCGGGTATGAGGGTACGTCCGAAGACGACACGTACGATCAGGCTCGGAACGGCATTGTACGAGGCAACGAAGTATACGATATTACGTCCAATAACAATCCTTCCTATGGAACAGACCTGCCCAATGATAGCAACTCGGCGGGTGGCATCTATGTCGATGGCGGGAAAGATCATATCATCGACCAGAACCGGGTATACCGGAGCGACATCGGAATTGAGATAGCCTCAGAGCATGCCGGGCGTTCAACCAGCAACATTACCGTGCGTGATAACCTGATCTATTCCAACCGATTGACGGGCATTGCCATGGGAGGTTATGACGATGAACGTGGAGCTACCGAGGATAGCAAGATTATGTACAATACGCTTGTAGGGAATGACACCCTGAATGCAGGCAATGGACAGTTATTCATGCAGTCACGGACGAAGAACAATACGTTCATGCGCAATATTCTCGTATCGGGCAGCTCGGAAGTCCTGATATACAATGAATATACAAGCAATACCGGCAATATATTTGACTATAATGTCTATTACTCACCAGGAGAGCAGGAAGATGCGCTGTGGGTTTGGAAAAATAAGGCCTACTCCGGCATCGCCGCCTACCTAAAGGGATCTGGTAACGATGCACACTCCATATATGTGGATCCGGCATTTATGAATGAACCGAGCGAAGATTTTCGCCTCCATGCGAATTCTCCAGCGAAGTCGTATGGCTATCTTGCTCCGCGGTAA
- a CDS encoding DUF2625 family protein: MNTLTVAELVDRENHAWEELKELLDSGQNTYVYVPAKQEAGEDTLYRLQISTKSYLGVVAYETEGIVLDHGWITLLGAGGDSTYGSLTSWNGVSEQPWVDVLEGMMIVAYDAAGGFFGLDTGKYGRTGHIYYFAPDTLEWESTELTYSEFINWLADGDLGQFYQTFRWKGWQEDMAQLQTGQVFAYYPPLWTKEGGGESSSKSPISIMEAWKSALDGK, encoded by the coding sequence ATGAATACATTAACTGTAGCTGAATTAGTAGATCGGGAGAATCACGCATGGGAAGAACTCAAGGAACTTCTGGATAGCGGGCAAAATACATATGTGTATGTTCCAGCAAAGCAGGAGGCGGGAGAGGATACCCTCTATCGTCTGCAAATAAGTACGAAATCCTATTTGGGAGTTGTTGCTTATGAGACAGAAGGTATCGTACTTGACCATGGCTGGATCACGCTGCTTGGTGCGGGTGGTGACAGTACATATGGAAGCCTCACCAGTTGGAATGGTGTGAGTGAGCAACCTTGGGTAGATGTTCTGGAAGGTATGATGATCGTCGCATATGATGCGGCAGGTGGTTTCTTCGGACTGGATACAGGCAAGTATGGCCGTACGGGACATATCTATTATTTTGCACCGGATACACTTGAATGGGAATCGACAGAACTGACATATTCAGAGTTCATTAACTGGCTGGCGGATGGCGATCTGGGGCAGTTCTATCAGACGTTTCGCTGGAAAGGTTGGCAGGAGGATATGGCACAGCTCCAGACGGGACAAGTATTTGCATATTATCCACCACTTTGGACCAAGGAAGGTGGCGGCGAGAGCAGTAGCAAATCCCCAATTAGCATCATGGAGGCCTGGAAGTCAGCCCTGGATGGGAAATAG
- a CDS encoding MFS transporter, protein MKDKIVMPLWTCCLFIVVMNTTMFNVSLPVIIHDLQITSDLGSWVISSYSIGYALSTVIYSRLSDRIPVRKLLTVGLLILGLSSLLGLFAHNFAILLLTRILQSAGAGVMAGLGLVIASRYIPVERRGAAIALISSGSAMAFGLGPIVGGLISEYWGWNGLFAITVLVLLALPVLLYFLPRESVKTDQPFDVIGAILTVINATTLLVAITQQSWLWLAIGVISLVAHLLYIRKASLPFVNPQVFRTPGYTRLILIGFCVLVVNLGNLFLMPLVLSDLYGRSSLAIGLLIAPGAIVAAFCTRFVGRWIDRYGNMRFMIIGHILLAAVLALFMLGLDQSALIITSGYLFFSPALSASMASLNNEASRVLPKSQIGSGMGMLQLIQFFGGSVSVAVCGLLLHSIPGVSVEEAYHVVYACLLLVCVVSLGLTVWHSRASRSGMEPLASGS, encoded by the coding sequence GTGAAAGATAAAATTGTCATGCCACTCTGGACGTGCTGTTTGTTCATCGTTGTGATGAACACCACCATGTTCAATGTTTCATTGCCCGTCATTATTCATGATCTACAGATTACCTCAGACCTGGGTTCGTGGGTCATCTCAAGTTATTCCATTGGTTACGCCCTGTCAACGGTGATATACAGTCGATTATCAGACCGAATTCCGGTACGCAAACTGCTCACGGTCGGGCTTCTGATCCTGGGGTTATCTTCATTGCTGGGGTTGTTCGCACATAACTTCGCAATCCTGTTGCTCACACGCATTCTGCAATCTGCAGGTGCAGGGGTGATGGCTGGTCTGGGTCTCGTCATCGCGAGTCGTTACATCCCGGTGGAACGGCGCGGAGCTGCCATCGCACTCATCTCATCAGGCAGCGCCATGGCTTTTGGACTTGGCCCCATTGTCGGCGGACTTATTAGTGAGTACTGGGGCTGGAACGGACTTTTTGCCATAACCGTGCTTGTCCTGCTCGCCCTGCCTGTCCTGCTCTATTTTCTCCCACGTGAATCCGTCAAAACGGATCAGCCGTTTGATGTTATTGGTGCCATACTAACCGTCATTAATGCAACTACACTTCTCGTCGCGATCACCCAGCAGTCCTGGTTATGGTTAGCTATTGGCGTTATTTCACTTGTAGCACACCTCCTGTATATTCGGAAAGCGAGTCTTCCGTTTGTGAATCCACAAGTGTTTCGAACACCAGGATACACCCGCTTAATTCTTATAGGATTCTGCGTGCTGGTCGTGAATCTGGGCAATCTGTTCTTGATGCCGCTTGTGCTCTCAGATCTCTATGGACGCTCATCGCTCGCCATCGGTTTGCTGATTGCTCCAGGAGCCATTGTTGCAGCATTCTGCACCCGTTTCGTCGGCCGCTGGATCGACCGTTATGGCAATATGCGGTTTATGATCATCGGACACATCCTGCTCGCAGCGGTACTTGCCTTATTCATGCTCGGACTGGATCAATCCGCCCTGATCATTACCAGTGGTTATCTCTTTTTCTCACCGGCACTCTCGGCATCCATGGCTTCATTGAATAATGAAGCGTCACGTGTGCTGCCCAAATCACAGATTGGTTCAGGAATGGGCATGTTACAATTGATTCAGTTCTTCGGTGGATCGGTATCTGTAGCGGTATGCGGGTTGCTGTTGCACAGCATTCCGGGAGTATCAGTAGAGGAAGCTTATCATGTGGTATACGCTTGTCTGTTGCTCGTCTGCGTTGTTTCACTGGGTCTGACCGTCTGGCATAGCAGAGCTTCACGCTCTGGCATGGAACCTCTTGCATCCGGTAGTTAA
- a CDS encoding DUF1697 domain-containing protein has translation MIYVALLRGINVGGNNKMNMKQLKETFEQAGMLDVVTYINSGNIIFADHQERADSNREISLLLEQAIAADFGLQIKVMVRNMDEIQSVIETLPAEWVNDDTAKSDVMFLWDEINEPSVLDQLPIKPEIGTLMYVPGAILYSVSREDASKSGMNKLVGSKVYAYMTVRNVNTTRKIYALMQAAAEK, from the coding sequence ATGATCTATGTAGCCTTGCTGCGAGGTATTAATGTAGGCGGGAACAATAAAATGAACATGAAACAGCTAAAAGAAACGTTTGAACAAGCTGGCATGCTGGATGTCGTTACATACATCAACTCTGGCAATATTATTTTTGCTGATCATCAAGAACGTGCTGATTCGAATAGGGAGATATCCCTACTGTTGGAACAGGCCATCGCGGCTGATTTCGGCTTACAGATCAAGGTGATGGTGCGGAATATGGATGAAATCCAAAGCGTTATCGAAACACTCCCAGCGGAATGGGTTAATGACGACACAGCCAAAAGTGATGTGATGTTCCTCTGGGATGAGATCAACGAGCCCTCCGTGCTGGATCAACTGCCCATCAAACCCGAAATCGGCACACTGATGTATGTTCCCGGTGCCATTTTGTATTCAGTCAGCAGAGAGGATGCATCCAAAAGTGGCATGAACAAGCTTGTGGGTTCCAAAGTCTATGCTTATATGACCGTAAGAAACGTGAATACCACACGTAAGATATATGCACTAATGCAGGCAGCAGCCGAGAAATAA
- a CDS encoding cation-translocating P-type ATPase: MQHYRHSAEETLQDVQSSSKGLTTSEAAKRLETEGYNELKGKDATPVWKLFLENFKDPMVIVLLIAAAVQVVLGHLIESLIIFLVILLNAVISVVQTKKAESSLDALKQMSAPEAKVIRDGQKKTIPARELVPGDIVMLDAGDYVPADGRILESGSLKINEGMLTGESEAAEKHADTIPDEAPIGDRRNMAFSGSLVVYGRGMLVITGTALKTEIGKIAELIENAEAKNTPLQRKLESFSKKLGFFILGLSILIFGIEAGRVWLTEGTENIGPSIVNALMFAVAVAVAAIPEALSSIVTIVLSLGTNKMAKQHAIIRRLPAVEALGSASIICTDKTGTLTQNKMTVVDYYIPHGTKEEFPDDPDQWSEEERRLLHIAVLCNDSNINQEGKELGDPTEVALIAFSNRVNKDYNEIRDQFPREAELPFDSDRKLMSTVHTFEGQTALLTKGGPDVLFSRCSHVFINGEVQPLTPEIRTQFEEKNEAFSKRAFRVLAYAYKKFDDKNQVTIDDEHDLTLVGLTAMIDPPREAVYGSIEESKKAGIRTIMITGDHKTTAQAIGVDIGLAEPDDLAITGAELDKMSDEELDQQLEHISVYARVSPENKIRIVRAWQRKGKVAAMTGDGVNDAPALKQADIGVAMGSGTDVAKDAAAMILTDDNFVSIVNAVSVGRMVFDNIKKAIAYLFAGNLGAIIAILFALVVGWVNPFTALQLLFINLVNDSLPAIALGTEKPEPDVMRRKPRDINEGIFAGGTLQAVITRGVLIGAAVIVSQYIGLGISEEIGVAMAFTTLILARSLQTFAARSNTQTIFQVGFMTNKFVLGSILVCLCLYAITLIPGVRGVFAIPDTFGWNEFLIAGGLALVAVILMDVIKWVRNRGKQVTAA; encoded by the coding sequence TTGCAACATTATAGACACAGTGCGGAGGAAACCCTTCAGGATGTACAGAGTTCCTCTAAGGGACTCACAACCTCCGAAGCTGCAAAGAGACTTGAAACCGAAGGATATAACGAATTAAAAGGGAAAGATGCAACACCTGTCTGGAAATTGTTCCTTGAAAATTTCAAAGATCCGATGGTCATCGTGCTGCTGATTGCAGCTGCGGTACAGGTTGTACTTGGACACCTGATTGAATCGTTGATCATATTCCTGGTTATTTTGCTTAACGCGGTAATCAGTGTAGTTCAGACCAAAAAAGCCGAGAGTTCGCTTGACGCGTTAAAACAAATGTCTGCGCCCGAAGCCAAAGTCATTCGTGACGGGCAGAAAAAAACCATTCCGGCGAGGGAACTCGTTCCCGGTGATATTGTTATGTTGGATGCAGGTGATTATGTCCCGGCTGACGGGCGTATCCTGGAGTCAGGAAGTCTGAAAATCAACGAGGGTATGCTGACCGGAGAATCCGAAGCTGCGGAAAAACACGCGGACACCATCCCGGATGAAGCTCCAATCGGAGATCGTCGCAATATGGCCTTCAGTGGTTCACTGGTCGTATATGGACGAGGCATGCTCGTTATTACAGGTACGGCTCTCAAGACGGAAATTGGTAAAATTGCCGAACTGATCGAAAATGCCGAAGCCAAGAACACGCCGTTACAGCGCAAGTTGGAATCATTCAGCAAAAAACTGGGCTTTTTCATCCTGGGGTTGTCGATTCTCATCTTTGGCATTGAAGCCGGTCGTGTATGGTTGACCGAAGGTACGGAGAATATCGGGCCATCCATCGTAAATGCACTGATGTTTGCTGTAGCTGTTGCGGTTGCTGCCATTCCAGAGGCACTTTCCTCCATTGTGACGATCGTATTGTCACTCGGAACCAATAAGATGGCCAAACAACATGCGATCATTCGCAGACTGCCTGCCGTGGAAGCACTCGGTTCTGCCAGCATCATCTGTACGGATAAAACAGGAACACTAACTCAGAATAAGATGACTGTTGTGGATTATTACATTCCCCATGGCACCAAGGAAGAATTCCCCGATGATCCCGATCAGTGGTCGGAGGAGGAACGACGTCTGTTACATATTGCAGTGCTCTGCAATGATTCGAATATTAACCAGGAAGGCAAGGAACTCGGTGATCCAACCGAAGTGGCACTTATTGCCTTCAGCAACCGGGTGAACAAGGATTACAATGAAATCCGTGACCAGTTCCCGCGTGAAGCCGAGCTTCCTTTTGACTCGGATCGTAAGCTCATGAGTACCGTTCATACCTTTGAGGGACAGACGGCTTTGCTAACTAAAGGTGGACCAGATGTGCTGTTCAGCCGCTGTAGTCATGTGTTTATCAACGGCGAAGTTCAGCCCCTCACACCCGAGATTCGCACACAATTTGAAGAGAAAAATGAGGCCTTCTCCAAACGTGCCTTCCGCGTACTGGCCTATGCGTACAAAAAATTTGATGACAAAAACCAGGTCACTATTGATGACGAGCATGATCTGACACTGGTTGGTCTGACAGCGATGATTGACCCGCCGCGTGAAGCGGTATACGGGTCGATTGAAGAGTCCAAAAAAGCCGGCATTCGCACCATCATGATCACCGGAGATCACAAAACGACGGCTCAGGCCATCGGTGTGGATATCGGCCTTGCCGAACCGGATGATCTCGCCATTACCGGCGCCGAACTGGACAAAATGTCCGATGAAGAGCTGGATCAACAACTTGAACATATCTCGGTATACGCCAGAGTATCACCTGAGAATAAAATCCGGATCGTGCGTGCATGGCAGCGCAAGGGCAAGGTTGCAGCGATGACCGGAGATGGAGTCAATGACGCACCTGCGCTGAAACAGGCTGACATCGGCGTAGCGATGGGTAGCGGAACGGATGTCGCCAAGGATGCCGCTGCCATGATTCTGACGGATGATAACTTTGTCTCCATTGTGAATGCAGTCAGTGTTGGGCGGATGGTATTTGATAATATCAAAAAAGCGATCGCTTACCTGTTCGCGGGTAATCTCGGTGCTATTATCGCGATTTTGTTTGCTCTGGTGGTTGGCTGGGTGAATCCGTTCACGGCCCTTCAACTGCTGTTCATCAATCTGGTGAACGACTCCCTGCCTGCCATCGCTTTGGGCACAGAGAAGCCCGAGCCAGATGTCATGCGGCGTAAACCACGCGATATTAACGAAGGCATCTTCGCAGGTGGAACCCTGCAAGCGGTCATTACGCGTGGTGTCCTGATCGGTGCAGCTGTTATCGTCTCCCAATATATCGGGCTTGGCATCTCGGAGGAAATCGGCGTAGCTATGGCCTTCACCACCTTGATTCTGGCACGCAGTCTGCAAACATTTGCAGCACGTTCCAATACACAAACCATCTTCCAGGTGGGCTTCATGACCAATAAATTTGTGCTTGGTTCCATTCTGGTATGTCTCTGTCTCTATGCAATCACACTGATTCCAGGTGTTCGCGGCGTCTTCGCTATCCCGGATACATTCGGTTGGAATGAGTTCCTGATTGCAGGCGGACTCGCTCTTGTTGCCGTCATTCTGATGGATGTCATCAAGTGGGTTCGCAATCGCGGCAAACAAGTTACTGCGGCATAA
- a CDS encoding TetR/AcrR family transcriptional regulator, which translates to MSKKRIKEIAIQHFNRLGYEGTKMAQIAEEAGIRKQSLAYHYSSKKALLLELYEEVVQEEQQFVRQFFSESVTQTLDQQLYAFLHEHKNRFLTHPNVAFMYILSFITPLEVHDFVLAQYRTYLGTLKEELAAVFTKHPDIRLSSEEATVAFVTMMDGLDVQLVYETRQSYEQALAITWNVFWSGIQR; encoded by the coding sequence TTGAGTAAAAAACGAATCAAGGAAATTGCCATTCAACATTTTAATCGTCTGGGTTACGAGGGGACCAAGATGGCGCAGATTGCCGAAGAGGCAGGCATTCGCAAGCAATCTCTGGCCTATCACTATTCATCCAAAAAAGCGTTATTGCTGGAGTTATACGAGGAAGTAGTGCAGGAGGAACAGCAGTTTGTACGCCAATTTTTCAGTGAGTCTGTTACCCAAACTCTGGATCAGCAGCTGTACGCCTTTTTGCATGAACACAAAAATCGTTTCCTGACCCATCCAAACGTGGCTTTTATGTATATCCTGTCGTTCATCACACCACTGGAGGTACATGATTTTGTGTTGGCCCAATATCGAACGTATCTCGGGACACTGAAGGAAGAGTTAGCAGCCGTCTTTACCAAACATCCGGATATACGCCTCAGTTCGGAAGAAGCCACCGTGGCCTTTGTGACCATGATGGATGGATTGGACGTACAGCTCGTATATGAGACACGGCAATCTTATGAACAAGCGCTGGCGATTACCTGGAATGTCTTCTGGTCAGGCATCCAGCGCTAA